The Arachis hypogaea cultivar Tifrunner chromosome 14, arahy.Tifrunner.gnm2.J5K5, whole genome shotgun sequence genome has a segment encoding these proteins:
- the LOC112744222 gene encoding uncharacterized protein: MASCPANSITYNGSLCACIPGYVLNNTAKSCTLFSSGSDITTNSGVDYYALSFPETLFAFDRIKKFTQSQAVFLEGTLVMLLSWLIMCFFLRFMKLGDGRNVWFQIRWWISRLDICFATRHWLDDQKVVTKRKTELGGAFSIASWILFIGLFAALLYQIISKRSIEVHNIRATNGPELASFISHLDFNITTISSMSCANLRGLGTLVTGNPGFVDERVLSLSTLVNYTCYNSSKGPTIALKCEKCRAIPDNMYISWQFVDLPSSPATAVGFEFKLSASDDTKKHVSFVNGTLKNGSNFDNSPVTFRGRESNILKFNLFPRIYRNLHDLKLIQPLFHEFLPGSVSRDRNQLQASLENSVDGLVNTTLYINFLSAYVVEIDKENILGPVSFLADLGGLYCISIGIFFYLLIQCEYRIKKLRNEDNVMRTIRNRRKAQEHWDKLRKYVMFTYGCPTIEDDYKNSETDPCCSGTMLHSVRGSASSRKRRMQSKTSSISFYKKPDQPATMSQSFRPVGSANGSNLQPENMEKQHNVDIHNDPHRPQSSQSHESSIVDDNFIPPPPSLECKDGSRMNMSDVQKNLQSLYEYNVMLRDKLVAAQSLLHSSSSSQSSKVQSNGT; the protein is encoded by the exons ATGGCGTCATGCCCAGCAAATTCAATTACCTACAATGGCAGCTTGTGTGCATGCATCCCTGGCTATGTTCTGAACAACACTGCAAAAAGTTGCACCCTTTTTTCTTCAGGCTCCGACATAACAACAAATTCTGGTGTTGACTACTATGCTCTCAGCTTCCCTGAGACACTCTTTGCCTTTGACAGAATCAAGAAGTTCACACAGTCACAAGCTGTGTTCTTGGAAGGAACACTTGTGATGCTTCTTTCTTGGCTAATTATGTGCTTTTTCCTTAGGTTCATGAAGCTTGGTGATGGCCGCAATGTGTGGTTCCAAATCAGGTGGTGGATTAGCCGGTTGGATATTTGCTTTGCCACAAGACACTGGCTG GACGATCAAAAAGTAGTTACCAAACGCAAAACAGAACTTGGCGGAGCTTTCTCCATAGCAAGTTGGATACTTTTTATTGGTCTATTTGCTGC GTTGCTATACCAGATCATATCAAAGAGATCAATTGAGGTGCATAATATAAGAGCAACAAATGGACCAGAATTAGCTTCATTTATCAGTCACTTGGATTTCAATATAACAACAATATCTAGTATGAGCTGTGCAAATCTACGTGGCCTCGGTACTTTAGTTACGGGGAATCCTGGCTTCGTTGATGAGAGAGTTCTTTCACTATCAACATTAGTGAACTACACTTGTTACAACTCAAGCAAGGGGCCAACTATAGCATTAAAGTGTGAAAAGTGCAGAGCTATCCCTGATAACATGTATATTTCATGGCAGTTTGTTGATCTTCCAAGTTCTCCTGCCACTGCTGTTGGTTTTGAGTTCAAGCTATCTGCATCTGATGATACTAAAAAACATGTTAGTTTTGTTAATGGAACACTAAAGAATGGAAGCAATTTTGACAATAGCCCTGTTACATTCAGAGGGAGAGAATCAAATATTCTGAAGTTTAACTTGTTCCCTAGAATATACCGTAATTTACACGATCTAAAGCTCATACAGCCTTTATTTCACGAGTTCCTCCCAGGTTCGGTTTCTCGTGACAGAAATCAACTTCAAGCATCACTTGAAAATTCTGTTGATGGCCTAGTTAACACTACATTGTACATCAATTTTCTCTCTGCTTATGTTGTGGAAATCGACAAGGAGAATATTTTGGGTCCTG TGAGCTTCCTTGCGGATCTTGGTGGCCTGTATTGCATTAGCATTGGGATCTTTTTCTACCTGCTGATACAG TGTGAGTATAGGATAAAGAAACTCAGAAATGAAGACAACGTTATGCGGACTATTAGAAATCGGCGTAAAGCACAAGAACACTGGGACAAA TTGAGGAAATATGTGATGTTCACTTATGGCTGCCCTACAATTGAAGATGACTACAAGAACTCCGAAACAGATCCTTGTTGTAGCGGGACTATGCTGCATTCAGTTCGTGGTAGTGCATCGTCGCGTAAACGAAGGATGCAAAGCAAAACAAGTTCTATAAGTTTCTACAAGAAACCTGACCAACCTGCTACCATG TCACAGAGCTTCAGACCAGTTGGATCTGCAAATGGTTCAAACCTGCAACCTGAAAATATGGAAAAACAGCATAATGTTGATATACACAATGATCCTCATCGGCCTCAATCTTCTCAATCGCACGAGTCTTCAATTGTTGATGATAACTTCATTCCTCCTCCACCTTCACTAG AATGCAAGGACGGCTCGAGAATGAACATGTCCGATGTTCAGAAGAATCTCCAAAGCTTGTACGAGTACAATGTCATGCTGAGGGACAAGTTAGTAGCAGCACAGTCTCTGCTGCATTCTTCCTCATCTTCACAATCTTCTAAAGTTCAAAGTAACGGAACCTAG
- the LOC112744223 gene encoding probable 6-phosphogluconolactonase 4, chloroplastic, with protein MAETQKSNVVVEVFEEEELAVSLAKYVAEISNKFTSERGAVTVCLSGGSLISNLRKLLEPPYVDSIEWSKWHVFWLDERVVPKTHEDSNYKLAYDGLLSKVPVPSCNVYAINDTLSAEGAADDYETRLRQLVKNGVIASSPVTGFPKFDLMLLGMGPDGHVASLFPGHPLVKENKRWVTFIKDSPKPPPERITFTFPVINSSAYAALVVTGAAESVAVHSALRGSQNSPKLPVAMVSPEGELKWFLDKDAASKL; from the exons ATGGCGGAGACCCAGAAGAGCAATGTGGTTGTGGAGGTCTTCGAAGAAGAGGAGCTTGCGGTGTCTCTGGCCAAATACGTCGCTGAGATCTCCAACAAGTTCACCTCTGAAAGAGGCGCTGTCACCGTTTGCTTGTCCGGTGGCTCTCTCATCAGTAATCTCAG GAAATTGCTGGAACCACCTTATGTTGATTCTATTGAATGGTCTAAGTGGCATGTGTTTTGGCTGGATGAGAGAGTAGTGCCCAAGACTCATGAAGATAGTAACTACAAGCTTGCTTATGATGGGTTGCTATCCAAG GTGCCTGTTCCTTCCTGCAATGTTTATGCAATCAACGATACCCTGTCAGCTGAGGGAGCGGCTGATGATTACGAGACACGTCTCAGACAGTTGGTCAAGAACGGTGTAATAGCTTCATCACCGGTCACTGGATTTCCCAAATTTGATCTCATGCTGCTTGGTATGGGTCCAGATGGCCATGTAGCATCTTTGTTCCCAGGGCATCCTCTTGTGAAGGAGAATAAAAGATGGGTTACTTTCATCAAGGACTCCCCAAAACCGCCCCCGGAGCGTATTACTttcacttttccagtgatcaatTCCTCTGCTTACGCTGCACTTGTGGTGACTGGTGCTGCAGAATCGGTTGCTGTTCACTCTGCGCTGCGTGGATCTCAAAATTCTCCTAAGCTTCCTGTTGCAATGGTTTCACCTGAAGGGGAGTTGAAATGGTTCTTAGACAAGGACGCAGCCTCAAAGCTGTAG